In Gemmobacter sp. 24YEA27, a genomic segment contains:
- a CDS encoding ATP-binding protein: MARRGGWTSVRGRLLIIALLPMLVLTPILLGITMQRWLNRTDQILAARVTSDLTVGRQYLDHLTANTARDVAAIARSAAYRDASPAKMPAFLEEARMNAGLDFLMLTGTNLPGGISSQPQGGLAVFTPTELEQLSPGLAARARVPLITTEGSNPTDATSEDRGLVVLATDQVILPKGVNGRLIGGILLNRNEDFIDRISALVYPASDPALSGQIGAELDLGVITLFLGDTRISTTLRPTGTERAIGTRASAAVSAQVLGVGQSWHDTAFVVNGWYISAYEALTDVKGNRVGMLYAGIPKAPYTKARQVTLVMIGAAFLLVGGLFVPLALSWARGIFRPLAAMRDTIALVEAGDMGARTGPVPGAAEIAMVSTHLDALLALLSAREQELRGLNADLNARVEERTKDLTRANQALQATSRQLILAEKLATIGEVTAGVAHEINNPLAVISGNLEVIRMVLAERASDITPELRLIDEQIRRINGLVSQLLQFARPEEFTDGPLSTDPAAAIQGLKPLIRHLLARSGVVLVEEIHSTRLIRMNPHELQQVLINLVSNAVQAMPQGGQITLRLEDGAENGRDGVVIVLSDNGPGMDPAILARAFDPFFTTRGREGGTGLGLPICLNLVTRQGGSLTADSTPGSPTDSLPGRGTRFRIFLPMADDSPD; this comes from the coding sequence ATGGCGCGGCGCGGCGGCTGGACTTCGGTGCGCGGACGACTGCTGATCATCGCGCTCTTGCCGATGCTGGTGCTGACCCCAATCCTGCTGGGCATCACCATGCAGCGCTGGCTGAACAGGACCGACCAGATCCTCGCCGCACGGGTCACCAGTGACCTGACCGTCGGGCGGCAATATCTCGACCATCTCACCGCCAATACCGCGCGCGACGTGGCGGCGATTGCCCGCTCGGCGGCATATCGCGATGCGTCCCCGGCAAAAATGCCGGCCTTTCTGGAAGAGGCGCGAATGAACGCCGGGCTGGATTTCCTGATGCTGACCGGCACGAACCTGCCGGGCGGAATTTCGTCGCAGCCACAGGGCGGGCTGGCCGTTTTCACCCCCACCGAGCTGGAACAGCTTTCCCCCGGCCTTGCCGCCCGCGCCCGGGTGCCGCTGATCACGACCGAAGGCAGCAACCCCACCGATGCGACCAGCGAGGATCGCGGGCTCGTGGTTCTGGCCACCGATCAGGTGATCCTGCCCAAAGGCGTGAATGGCCGCCTCATCGGCGGTATCCTTCTGAACCGAAACGAGGATTTCATCGACCGGATCTCGGCGCTGGTCTATCCGGCCAGCGATCCGGCGCTGTCCGGGCAGATCGGCGCAGAGCTGGACCTGGGCGTCATCACCCTGTTCCTGGGCGATACCCGCATCTCGACCACGCTGCGCCCGACAGGGACTGAACGCGCCATCGGCACCCGCGCTTCGGCGGCAGTCTCGGCCCAGGTGCTGGGCGTGGGGCAGTCCTGGCATGACACCGCCTTTGTGGTGAATGGCTGGTATATCTCGGCCTATGAGGCATTGACGGATGTGAAGGGAAACCGGGTCGGAATGCTTTACGCCGGCATCCCGAAAGCGCCTTATACAAAGGCCCGGCAGGTGACGCTTGTGATGATCGGCGCGGCATTCCTGCTGGTCGGCGGGCTTTTCGTGCCGCTCGCGCTCAGCTGGGCGCGCGGCATTTTCCGCCCGCTTGCGGCGATGCGGGACACGATCGCGCTGGTCGAGGCCGGCGATATGGGGGCACGCACCGGCCCGGTTCCGGGCGCCGCCGAAATCGCCATGGTTTCGACCCATCTGGATGCGCTGCTCGCGCTGCTGTCGGCCCGCGAACAGGAACTGCGCGGCCTGAATGCTGATCTGAATGCCCGGGTAGAAGAACGCACCAAGGACCTTACCCGCGCCAATCAGGCGCTCCAGGCCACCAGCCGCCAGCTGATCCTTGCGGAAAAGCTCGCCACCATCGGCGAGGTGACCGCCGGGGTCGCTCATGAGATCAACAATCCGCTGGCGGTGATTTCCGGCAATCTGGAAGTCATTCGCATGGTGCTGGCGGAGCGCGCTTCTGATATCACGCCGGAACTGCGGCTGATCGACGAACAGATCCGGCGCATCAACGGGCTGGTGTCACAGCTGTTGCAATTCGCCCGGCCCGAAGAATTCACCGATGGACCGCTCAGTACCGACCCCGCCGCCGCGATCCAGGGGCTGAAACCGCTGATCCGCCACTTGCTGGCGCGATCCGGCGTGGTGCTGGTGGAAGAGATCCACTCAACGCGCCTGATCCGCATGAACCCACATGAGCTGCAGCAGGTGCTGATCAACCTTGTCTCGAATGCAGTCCAGGCGATGCCTCAGGGCGGGCAGATCACCTTGCGGCTGGAGGACGGGGCGGAAAACGGGCGCGATGGCGTGGTGATCGTGCTGAGCGATAACGGGCCGGGCATGGATCCTGCGATTCTCGCGCGCGCCTTTGATCCCTTCTTCACCACGCGCGGGCGTGAGGGCGGCACCGGCCTCGGCCTGCCGATCTGCCTGAACCTCGTGACCCGTCAGGGCGGCAGCCTGACTGCAGACAGCACGCCAGGCAGCCCGACAGACAGCCTCCCCGGCAGGGGCACCCGTTTCCGCATCTTCCTGCCGATGGCGGATGACAGCCCGGATTGA
- a CDS encoding sigma-54 dependent transcriptional regulator, with protein sequence MTLSDRPLTRPANAPGFAAKLARVSVLVVDDEPGMRNFMARILGPQCRRIELAASVQEAQEWLAVEPFDVVVLDNILGNDRGLDWLVTQRARGIVPPVILISAFADLEIAIEAMQAGVVDLILKPFRSNQLLTAVARSAEQARLMGENQILKHELRRGSEMTPGPVALTGASPAITAIRETIARVAPLPSSVLLTGPSGSGKEVAARLIHAMSDRRDAPFVPVNSATLNEDHAEADLFGEVGGERRGFFLHAQGGTLFLDEISELPLSIQARLLRVLEDRRIRPVGAERELPVDIRLISATNADPAMLVATGRLREDLWHRINILQLPMPPLAARGRDVIDLAAHFMETLSGRLGRPPVAITSGVEAALMARPWPGNVRELRNLVERALILGAFPPDLLGQ encoded by the coding sequence GTGACCCTTTCCGACCGCCCGCTGACACGCCCCGCCAACGCGCCCGGCTTTGCGGCAAAGCTGGCGCGCGTTTCGGTTCTGGTGGTGGATGATGAGCCGGGGATGCGCAATTTCATGGCGCGGATCCTTGGGCCGCAATGCCGGCGGATCGAACTGGCGGCCTCGGTCCAGGAGGCGCAGGAATGGCTCGCGGTCGAGCCCTTCGATGTGGTCGTACTGGACAATATCCTCGGCAATGATCGCGGCCTTGACTGGCTGGTGACGCAGCGCGCGCGCGGCATCGTGCCGCCGGTGATCCTGATCTCGGCCTTTGCCGATCTGGAAATCGCGATCGAGGCGATGCAGGCCGGCGTGGTCGATCTGATCCTGAAGCCGTTCCGGTCGAACCAGCTGCTGACGGCGGTGGCGCGGTCGGCCGAACAGGCGCGGCTGATGGGCGAGAACCAGATCCTGAAACACGAGCTGCGGCGCGGGTCGGAAATGACGCCCGGCCCGGTCGCGCTGACCGGTGCCTCGCCCGCGATCACCGCCATTCGCGAGACCATTGCACGGGTGGCGCCGCTGCCGTCTTCGGTCTTGCTGACCGGCCCCTCGGGCAGTGGCAAAGAGGTCGCGGCGCGGCTGATCCATGCGATGTCGGACCGCCGCGATGCGCCCTTCGTGCCCGTCAACAGCGCGACCCTGAATGAGGACCATGCCGAAGCCGATCTCTTCGGCGAAGTCGGCGGCGAGCGGCGCGGGTTCTTCCTCCATGCCCAGGGCGGCACATTGTTTCTGGATGAAATCTCAGAGCTGCCGCTCTCGATCCAGGCCCGGCTGTTGCGCGTGCTGGAAGACCGCCGCATCCGCCCGGTCGGCGCCGAACGCGAGCTGCCGGTCGATATCCGCCTGATTTCCGCCACCAATGCCGATCCGGCGATGCTGGTCGCGACCGGGCGGCTGCGCGAAGATCTCTGGCACCGCATCAATATCCTCCAGCTTCCGATGCCGCCGCTGGCCGCGCGCGGGCGCGATGTGATCGACCTTGCCGCGCATTTCATGGAAACGCTCTCGGGACGGCTGGGGAGGCCGCCGGTCGCGATCACATCCGGGGTCGAAGCCGCCCTGATGGCGCGGCCCTGGCCCGGCAATGTGCGCGAGCTGAGAAACCTGGTGGAGCGGGCGCTGATCCTCGGTGCCTTCCCGCCCGATCTGCTGGGGCAGTGA
- a CDS encoding LysR family transcriptional regulator, which translates to MLIRHLDFFVTLAEEEHFGRAAELCGVSQPALSLAIRKLEDDLGMPLILRGQRFQGLTAEGEKVLIWGRQILSDYGNLRADLSGRRKGGLTGVLRLGVSASAMPMMAQFCEYFEARNPLARIQISLTDGAGIEAGLTDFSLDGGFGWLPARRAKSDQAHHLPLWQMRLYFACRKDHPFAAGGSVSLADVATQPLCLTGDLPLLRPALKPAILCSGLDGVLAHLRSGAWCSLVPDSLMALLAEQDEIRLLPVSDQGESHGLGALLIRREPQAPMVRAFEEALSGFSGQMAA; encoded by the coding sequence ATGCTGATCCGCCATCTCGACTTCTTCGTGACCCTTGCCGAGGAAGAGCATTTCGGACGCGCGGCGGAACTCTGCGGTGTCAGCCAGCCTGCCTTGTCTCTGGCGATCCGCAAGCTCGAGGATGATCTGGGGATGCCCCTGATCCTGCGCGGCCAGCGCTTTCAGGGCCTGACCGCCGAAGGCGAGAAAGTGCTGATCTGGGGGCGCCAGATCCTCTCGGATTATGGCAATCTGCGCGCCGATCTGTCAGGGCGCCGCAAAGGCGGGCTGACAGGGGTACTACGGCTGGGCGTCTCGGCCTCGGCGATGCCGATGATGGCGCAATTCTGTGAGTATTTCGAGGCACGCAACCCGCTGGCGCGCATCCAGATTTCGCTTACGGATGGCGCGGGAATCGAGGCCGGCCTGACGGACTTCTCGCTGGATGGCGGCTTTGGCTGGCTGCCCGCGCGCCGGGCAAAATCCGACCAGGCGCATCACCTGCCCCTCTGGCAGATGCGGCTGTATTTTGCCTGCCGCAAGGACCACCCCTTTGCTGCGGGCGGGTCGGTCAGCCTGGCCGATGTGGCGACGCAGCCACTGTGCCTGACCGGTGACCTGCCGCTCCTGCGCCCGGCGCTGAAACCTGCGATCCTTTGTTCCGGGCTGGATGGGGTTCTGGCGCATCTGCGTTCGGGCGCCTGGTGCAGCCTGGTGCCCGACAGCCTGATGGCGCTGCTGGCGGAGCAGGACGAGATCCGGCTCCTGCCCGTCAGCGACCAGGGCGAAAGCCATGGCCTTGGCGCGCTTTTGATCCGGCGCGAGCCACAGGCCCCGATGGTGCGCGCCTTTGAAGAGGCGCTGAGCGGGTTTTCCGGCCAGATGGCGGCCTGA
- the fdnG gene encoding formate dehydrogenase-N subunit alpha, which yields MDGARTKIGRRGFLKILGAGAAALSAQAMGLSTAEAQVSAGVRPFKLLRAKETRNNCTYCSVGCGILMYSLGDGSKNAKPRIFHIEGDPDHPVSRGSLCPKGAGLLDMIHSKGRLTHPEYRAPGATEWVKISWEDATKRIARLLKDDRDANFISHNEQGQLVNRWLSSGMLASSAASNETGVLDYKFSRALGMLGIDCQARLCHAPTVSALAPSFGRGAMTNHWVDIKNANVVIVMGGNPAEAHPVGFKWVIEAKIRNKAKVIVVDPRFNRTASVADFFSPIRAGSDAAFLMGMVRYLLDTDQIQHDYVRDYTNAALIIRDDFAFDEGVFSGFNAETNSYDKTSWTYARGEDGLALRDETMTHPRSVLQLLKAHVDRYTPEMVEEITGVKKADFLKIAEVIGSCSAKNKTMTWLYALGWTHHTGGAQIIRGAAMIQLLLGNIGMAGGGVNALRGHSNIQGYTDLGLLSLRVPGYMNLPTDKQTSLAQYLDETTPKDVTPGQVNYWKHTPKFFISYLKNQYGPHATKENAFAFDLLPKWDRSYDMLAYFDMMYNGQVNGYIAQGFNPLAAMPDKNKTSKALANLKFLVIIDPLATETSNFWRNEGRFNDVPTEEIMTEVFRLPSNCFAEEDGAIVNSGRWLQWHFAGQEPPGEARHDPAILGGIMMELRRLYETEGGACPEQVLHMTWDHETYHDPYFPHPEEMAKEANGYALEDVFDENGVQILRKGQLLDNFGQLRDDGTTQSFCWVFAGSWTEKGNQMANRDNTDTGLGNTPGWSWAWPANRRILYNRASMDKDGNPWDPDRAILHWNGEKWVGADIPDFPATIPPGGPAMPFIMLPEGVGRLFSEKGMNDGPFPEHYEPVESPIAKNPLHEVVTHNPTARIFQNDRERMGNRTDYPYVATTYSVTELFRHWTKHSHLNAMLQPEQFIEMGEKLAAEKGIKHGDTVKVTTKRGYITAKAVVTKRMRTLNVAGQEVEQIGIPCHWGFEGATRKGYLANTLAPGVGDANSQTPEFKAFLVNVEKAVGELA from the coding sequence ATGGATGGTGCCAGGACAAAGATCGGGCGTCGCGGTTTTCTGAAAATCCTCGGCGCCGGAGCAGCGGCACTTTCGGCTCAGGCGATGGGGCTTTCAACTGCCGAGGCACAGGTCTCGGCGGGGGTGCGGCCGTTCAAGCTTTTGCGCGCGAAAGAGACCCGCAACAACTGCACCTATTGCTCGGTCGGTTGCGGCATTCTGATGTACAGTCTTGGCGACGGGTCAAAAAACGCCAAACCGCGCATCTTCCATATCGAGGGTGACCCGGATCACCCGGTCTCGCGCGGGTCGCTTTGTCCGAAAGGCGCGGGGCTTCTGGATATGATCCATTCCAAGGGCCGGCTGACGCATCCCGAATATCGCGCGCCCGGGGCAACCGAGTGGGTGAAGATCAGCTGGGAGGATGCGACGAAACGCATCGCGCGGCTGTTGAAAGACGATCGCGACGCGAACTTCATCTCGCATAACGAACAGGGGCAGCTGGTGAACCGCTGGCTTTCCTCGGGGATGCTGGCCTCGTCTGCGGCCTCGAACGAGACGGGCGTCTTGGATTACAAATTCTCCCGCGCTCTGGGAATGCTGGGGATCGACTGCCAGGCGCGACTTTGCCATGCGCCGACGGTGTCCGCGCTTGCGCCCTCGTTCGGGCGCGGCGCGATGACCAATCACTGGGTCGACATAAAGAACGCCAATGTGGTGATCGTGATGGGCGGCAACCCGGCCGAGGCGCATCCCGTTGGCTTCAAATGGGTGATCGAGGCCAAGATCAGGAACAAGGCAAAGGTGATCGTGGTTGATCCGCGGTTCAACCGGACGGCCTCGGTGGCAGATTTCTTCTCACCGATCCGGGCCGGGTCGGATGCGGCCTTCCTGATGGGCATGGTGCGCTATCTGCTCGATACCGATCAGATCCAGCATGACTATGTGCGCGACTACACCAACGCCGCGCTGATCATCCGCGATGACTTCGCCTTTGATGAGGGTGTATTCTCGGGCTTCAATGCCGAGACCAACAGCTACGACAAGACCTCCTGGACCTATGCGCGCGGTGAGGACGGGCTGGCTTTGCGTGATGAGACGATGACGCATCCGCGGTCGGTCCTGCAGCTGCTGAAAGCCCATGTCGACCGCTATACGCCCGAGATGGTCGAGGAAATCACCGGCGTCAAAAAAGCCGATTTCCTGAAGATCGCCGAGGTGATCGGATCCTGTTCAGCCAAAAACAAGACCATGACCTGGCTCTACGCGCTCGGCTGGACCCATCATACCGGCGGCGCACAGATCATCCGGGGCGCGGCGATGATCCAGCTTTTGTTGGGGAATATCGGCATGGCCGGGGGCGGCGTGAACGCGCTGCGCGGGCATTCGAATATCCAGGGCTATACCGATCTCGGGCTGCTGTCCTTGCGCGTGCCGGGCTATATGAACCTGCCGACTGACAAGCAGACCAGCCTCGCGCAATATCTGGATGAGACCACGCCGAAGGATGTCACCCCGGGCCAGGTCAATTACTGGAAACACACGCCGAAATTCTTCATCTCATATCTGAAGAACCAATACGGCCCCCACGCCACCAAAGAGAACGCCTTCGCCTTTGACCTTCTGCCGAAATGGGATCGCAGCTATGACATGCTGGCCTATTTCGACATGATGTATAACGGTCAGGTCAACGGCTATATCGCGCAGGGCTTCAACCCGCTGGCGGCGATGCCGGATAAGAACAAGACCTCCAAGGCTCTGGCGAACCTCAAGTTTCTGGTGATCATCGACCCGCTTGCGACCGAGACTTCGAACTTCTGGAGGAATGAAGGCCGGTTCAATGATGTCCCCACCGAGGAGATCATGACCGAGGTTTTCCGCCTGCCCTCGAACTGTTTCGCGGAAGAAGACGGCGCGATCGTGAACTCGGGCCGCTGGCTGCAATGGCACTTTGCCGGCCAGGAGCCCCCGGGCGAGGCACGGCACGACCCGGCGATCCTTGGCGGCATCATGATGGAGCTGCGGCGGCTGTATGAGACCGAAGGCGGCGCCTGCCCGGAGCAGGTTCTGCATATGACCTGGGATCATGAGACCTATCACGACCCCTATTTCCCGCATCCCGAAGAAATGGCGAAAGAGGCCAATGGCTATGCGCTGGAAGACGTTTTCGACGAGAACGGAGTCCAGATCCTGCGCAAGGGGCAATTGCTGGATAATTTTGGCCAGCTGCGCGATGACGGCACCACACAAAGCTTTTGCTGGGTCTTTGCCGGGTCCTGGACGGAAAAGGGCAACCAGATGGCCAATCGGGACAATACCGATACTGGCCTTGGCAACACGCCTGGCTGGTCCTGGGCCTGGCCCGCGAACCGGCGCATCCTCTACAACCGCGCGAGTATGGATAAAGACGGCAATCCCTGGGATCCCGACCGCGCCATTCTGCACTGGAATGGCGAGAAATGGGTTGGCGCGGATATTCCCGACTTCCCGGCGACGATCCCGCCCGGCGGCCCGGCGATGCCGTTCATCATGCTGCCCGAAGGCGTGGGCCGGCTGTTTTCCGAGAAGGGCATGAATGACGGACCCTTCCCGGAGCATTACGAGCCGGTTGAAAGCCCGATCGCGAAGAACCCTCTGCATGAGGTCGTGACGCATAACCCGACCGCGCGCATCTTCCAGAATGACCGCGAGCGGATGGGGAACCGCACGGATTACCCCTATGTGGCGACCACCTATTCGGTGACGGAGCTGTTCCGCCACTGGACGAAGCACAGCCATCTGAACGCAATGCTGCAACCCGAGCAATTCATCGAAATGGGTGAAAAGCTGGCGGCGGAAAAAGGCATCAAGCACGGCGATACCGTCAAGGTGACGACCAAACGCGGCTATATCACCGCAAAAGCCGTGGTCACCAAACGGATGCGCACGCTGAATGTGGCGGGCCAGGAAGTTGAGCAGATCGGCATCCCCTGTCACTGGGGGTTCGAGGGCGCGACCCGCAAGGGGTATCTCGCCAATACTCTGGCGCCGGGCGTCGGCGATGCGAACTCGCAAACGCCTGAATTCAAAGCCTTCCTTGTCAATGTCGAAAAAGCGGTGGGGGAACTGGCATGA
- the fdxH gene encoding formate dehydrogenase subunit beta, which produces MNSQNIVRRSATSDLTPAPQIRDHQMEVAKLIDVSICIGCKACQVACNEWNDLRGPVENNVGVYDNPADLHPETWTLMRFTEHVDENDKFEWLIRKDGCMHCEDPGCLKACPIPGAIVQYANGVVDFQSDLCVGCGYCVAGCPFNVPRISKTDHKAYKCTLCSDRLAVGQAPACAKTCPTGAIAFGSKEEMKDLAATRVAELNERGYENAGLYDPAGVGGTHVMYVLQHADDPERYAGLPKDPKISPIVEGWKDLLKPAAAVAGAVAVGAMAAHFIGVGPNTTDDDDHPEGSDGKMPEEPKNNVTPFPQHAAE; this is translated from the coding sequence ATGAACTCGCAAAACATCGTGCGCCGCTCGGCGACCTCTGATCTGACCCCAGCCCCCCAGATCCGGGACCACCAGATGGAGGTCGCCAAACTGATCGATGTCTCGATCTGTATCGGCTGCAAGGCCTGTCAGGTGGCGTGCAACGAATGGAACGATCTGCGCGGCCCGGTCGAGAACAACGTGGGTGTCTATGACAACCCCGCCGATCTGCATCCCGAGACCTGGACGCTGATGCGCTTTACCGAACATGTCGATGAAAACGACAAGTTCGAATGGCTGATCCGCAAGGACGGCTGCATGCATTGTGAGGATCCGGGCTGCCTGAAAGCCTGCCCGATCCCCGGCGCGATTGTGCAATATGCCAATGGTGTGGTTGATTTCCAAAGCGACCTCTGCGTCGGCTGCGGCTATTGTGTCGCGGGTTGCCCCTTCAACGTGCCGCGGATCTCGAAGACCGATCACAAGGCTTATAAATGCACGCTCTGCTCTGACCGGCTGGCGGTCGGCCAAGCCCCGGCCTGTGCGAAAACCTGCCCGACCGGCGCGATTGCGTTCGGCTCGAAAGAGGAGATGAAAGACCTCGCCGCGACCCGCGTGGCAGAGCTGAACGAGCGCGGTTACGAGAATGCGGGCCTCTATGATCCGGCAGGCGTTGGCGGCACGCATGTGATGTATGTGCTGCAACATGCCGATGACCCCGAGCGCTATGCCGGCCTGCCGAAAGACCCGAAAATCTCGCCCATCGTCGAGGGCTGGAAGGATCTGCTGAAACCCGCAGCAGCGGTGGCAGGTGCGGTCGCGGTCGGCGCGATGGCGGCGCATTTCATCGGCGTCGGCCCCAATACCACCGATGATGATGACCACCCCGAAGGGTCAGACGGCAAGATGCCGGAAGAGCCGAAGAACAACGTCACACCGTTCCCGCAACACGCGGCAGAGTGA
- a CDS encoding formate dehydrogenase subunit gamma, with protein MGKPKKDQILRTKFLERLCHWSIVLCFFFAATSGISWFFPTFSWLSGFLGSPQMARVLHPFFGIAVFLGLCYMFKRFMHHNLPARTDKIWFKNVVPVLAGDHSRKLRIGKYNAGQKVLFWLIMSSIVVLLISGLIMWRAYFAEYFPIWVLRLAILAHSVAGIGLILLILGHIYLAIWVRGSITGMVTGYVSKRWAAQHHDRWAEEVESGKADH; from the coding sequence ATGGGTAAACCGAAAAAAGACCAGATCCTGCGCACGAAATTCCTCGAGCGGCTCTGCCACTGGAGCATCGTTCTGTGCTTCTTCTTTGCCGCGACCTCGGGGATATCCTGGTTCTTCCCGACCTTCTCCTGGCTCTCGGGTTTCCTCGGATCACCGCAGATGGCGCGGGTGCTGCACCCGTTCTTCGGGATCGCGGTGTTCCTTGGGCTTTGCTACATGTTCAAACGGTTCATGCATCACAACCTGCCGGCCAGGACAGACAAGATCTGGTTCAAAAACGTGGTGCCGGTGCTGGCGGGGGATCACTCCCGTAAACTTCGGATCGGCAAATACAATGCCGGGCAGAAGGTGCTGTTCTGGCTGATCATGTCCTCGATCGTGGTGCTGCTGATCTCGGGTCTGATCATGTGGCGCGCCTATTTCGCGGAATATTTCCCGATCTGGGTGCTGCGCCTTGCCATCCTCGCGCATTCGGTGGCGGGGATCGGGCTGATCCTCCTGATCCTCGGGCATATCTACCTTGCGATCTGGGTCAGGGGCTCGATCACCGGCATGGTGACGGGCTATGTCTCGAAACGCTGGGCGGCGCAGCATCATGACCGCTGGGCCGAAGAAGTTGAATCCGGGAAGGCCGACCATTGA